Genomic segment of Gemmatimonadaceae bacterium:
ACCGTCTGCGTGAGCCGCCGCGTTGTTCCGTTCTGCAGATCGGTGACGTATATGTCGCCGTTGTGCTCGACCGCCATGTAGCGGCCGTTCCTCGATCGGTCGCCGCTCGAGATGAGTGCGCCGACCGAGTCGAATTGCGCGGGCGAGACGCGTTCCGGCTTCGAGCCGGGCGCCGCACGCACGCGGTATCGCTTCACCTGCTCGCGCCAGTCGGTGCCCGGCTCGAGCCAGTTGAAGTAGATCCACCTCGAATCCGCGCTCCATCGCACGTCAGCCGGCGGCCGGCCGTAGAGCTCCGGTCCGCGCATGATGTTCTTGATGGAAAAGTCGAAGCTGGACGTGCGCTGAGCGCCAGCAGGAGGCGCGGTTAGCGAAGCCGCGACAGCGAGGCAGCAACCAGCGGCGAAATACCGTAACAATTGACGCGAGACTCCCAAAAAAAACTCCGTGTTCTTCGTGGACTTCGTGGTCGCTTCCTCACGCATGTTCGCCCTCAGCCATGACTCACGTTCCGCCATGACTCACCCTCCGCCAGCTGCTTGAATGACAAAATCCCGAGTGTGACTGTATTCGACTTCAGTCGTGATTGCACTTTTCCGTCCACTCACGACGGAGAACCACTCGTGCGCGGAGGCTACGATGATCACTACAACCGAGATCATGAAGAACGCGGCAACTCCGGCATCGAGGTAGTCGTTGAAGATCATGCGTCGTGCCGCTTCAATGCTCGCGACGCCGGGCGGCACCGTTCCCGCGGCAACCATTCCCTCGAACAAACGCGCATGCGACAGAAATCCCAGCCGCGGACTATCGGAAAAGATCTTGATCCATCCGCCAGTGAGCGTTACGACCGCAAGCCACGTGAGAGGAAGAACCGTAACCCAGGCGTATCGCGCCTTGCCCATCTTGATGATGATCGTCGTCCCGACGCAGAGCGCGACGGCGGCCAGCAGCTGATTGGAGATTCCGAAAAGCGGCCAGAGAGAGTTGATGCCGCCGAGCGGGTCGAGGACGCCCTGATAGAGGAAGTAGCCCCACATCATCACGAACACGGCGCTGGAGATGACGACCGCCGGATACCACGATACACGGCCCATGGGAGCCCATACATGTTTGGCGAGGTCCTGGAGCATGAAGCGGCCGACCCTCGTCCCCGCGTCGAGTGTGGTGAGGATGAACAACGCCTCGAACATGATCGCGAAATGGTACCAGAGGGCCATGGCTTCGCTGCCGCCCAGCACGCGCGAGAAGAGGAGCGCCATTCCCACCGCGAGGCTTGGCGCACCCCCGGTGCGTGAGAGGAGCGAGCTCTCGCCAACCTGGCGAGCAAGATTTTCCATTTCACCCGGGACGAGCGTAAATCCCCAGTTGCTGATTGCCGCCGCCGCCGATGCCGCGGTTGTCCCGAGCGCGCCGACAGGGGCGTTGATTGCGAAGTAGACCCCGGGAGTGAGCAGGCACGCTGCAATGAGCGCCATCACCGCGACGAGCGACTCCATGAGCATCGCCCCGTACCCGACCATCCGCGCATCACTCTCGCACTCGATGATCTTTGGCGTGGTCCCAGACGCAATGAGAGCGTGAAACCCCGATATCGCCCCGCAGGCAATTGTAATGAACGCAAACGGGAACACCTTTCCGGCAAACACCGGCCCTGTTCCATCGGTGAAGCGCGTCAGCGCCGGCATCTGGAGCGGCGGCAGCACGAAGAGAATGCCCAGCGCCAGCGCGACTACGACTCCGATCTTTACGAATGCCGACAGGTAATCGCGCGGGGCGAGGAGCAGCCACACGGGAAGCACCGACGCTGCGAAGCCGTACGCCATGATGAGAAGAGCGATCGTCGTTGCCTTCAGAGTGAAGATCGGCGCCAGCGTCGGATTCTGCGCGACCCACTGGCCCGCGAACAGCGCAAGCGTAAGGAGAACAATTCCTATCGCGGTCGCTTCGAGAACGCGGTGCGGGCGGACCCACCGCAGGTATGCACCCATGAACATCGCGATGGGAATCGTGAGACCAATTGTCACAATCCCCCACGGGCTCGCCTTGAGCGCATTCACGACGACAAGAGCGAGCACGGCGATCAGGACGACCATTATGCCGAGCACAGCGACGAGTGCGGTCGCGCCCGCGACCTTTCCAATCTCGTCCCTCGCCATCTGCCCCAGCGATTTGCCGTCGCGCCGGATGGATGACGCGAGGATGACGAAGTCCTGCACCGCGCCGCCCAGCGCGACGCCGATGATGATCCAGAGAGCGCCGGGAAGGAATCCGAATTGCGCCGCGAGAGTAGGACCAACGAGAGGGCCGGGCCCGGCAATCGCAGCGAAGTGATGGCCGAACACGATCCACCTGTTCGTCGGCGAGTAGTCGCGGCCGTCGTTCAGACGCACAGCGGGGGTCGCACGATCGTCACGCAGGTCGAAGATCTTCGCCGCGATGAACTTGCTGTAGAACCTGTACGCCACGGCGTACGTGCAGATCGCCGCGGTGAGCAGCCACGCCGCGTTCACCGTCTCGCCGCGCGACAGGGCGAGCCGTGCGAAGCTGCCTGCACCGAGTAACGCGATCAGCGCGAAAATCAGCGGCTGAAGAAATCTGCGCATGTGTTTCGCTGGAGAGTGTGGCAGGTGGAGGCGGTGAAATTGTGTATCGGTTAACTTTCCCGCAATCAGCCCATGGGTTCACTCGCCAGACTGAAAGACACGCCGTTGGCAGTCGCCGCTGCAGTTGCCGGCCTCCTGTGTGCGGGTGCACTCATCGGATGCTCGGGCGGCGGCGTGCCTGGTGGCATTCCGCGGCCACAGAGTACCCCGCTCGCGTACATGGCCGGCCGACAGGTGGTGGTGCTTCCCGTTCAACGGAACATCTCGTTCCCGGACTCGACCTGGCAGCAGCCGCCCTCGGTAACGAGCCAGTTCCTTGCCGCCCTCGACGACTCCATCGCCTCCGCACTCGGCGACCGGGGGCTGAGAAGCACCTGGACATTCGCGCAGGAAATATCCGCCGCGGCACGGCGCAACACCGGGATGCTTCCTGACCCTCATGCGCTGGCCGCCGCTGGACTCCGCCGGCTCGTAAGGGCGGGCGACGACCCGCTGAGTGAGCCGCTCGCATCGCAGGTCCGCTCGCTCGTCTCGATGAGGGACGCGCGGTACGCCATTCTACCCGCGACGCTTGTGTTCGAGAAGGCGGCGGGAGGACTGCGCGGCACCGTTCTCGTCTATCTGATCGACGCGCGAACCGCGCGCATTCAGTGGTCCGGCGCAGTCACGGGCGAGGTTTCGCGAAGCCTTTCGCCGGCGATGGCGGGCGATATCGCGCAGCGCATCGCCGACCTCGTCGCGGCGCGATAGAGTGGAGGCGATTAAAGTCTTCCATGTTTCTGATCTGCACTTCGGACGGCCGGCCGTGCCGGCGCAGATCGAGGCCATCGAAGCAATAATTCAGAACGAGAAGTTCGACGTCGTTGCGATATCCGGAGACCTCTCGCAGCGCGCGCGGTCGGGTGAGTTTCAGCGTGCGGCCGTTTTTCTTCGCGACGCGCAGAAGGTGAGCAAGACTATCGTGGTGCCGGGAAACCACGACGTGGCGTGGTGGCATGCGCCGTTCGGGATCGGCCGGAAGGACAAGCTCTACGAGAACTACTCGAAGTTCATCTCGAGTGAGCTCGAGCCGGTGCTGAGATTACCCGGAACAACCTTTGTCGGCCTCAACACCTCGCATGGCGTGACCATGCGCACGCTCACCTGGAACGTTCGCGACATCTCCATCATCGGCGACATCAGGCGGGAGCAATTCAGAAAGGCGGAGATTGCGTTCAACCAGTCGCCGCCGCCCGACGCGCGGGTCATCGTGATGCACCACAATCCGGTGAAGGGTGAGCTCTCG
This window contains:
- a CDS encoding metallophosphoesterase; translation: MEAIKVFHVSDLHFGRPAVPAQIEAIEAIIQNEKFDVVAISGDLSQRARSGEFQRAAVFLRDAQKVSKTIVVPGNHDVAWWHAPFGIGRKDKLYENYSKFISSELEPVLRLPGTTFVGLNTSHGVTMRTLTWNVRDISIIGDIRREQFRKAEIAFNQSPPPDARVIVMHHNPVKGELSQRHGLKRTKKILGAFAAMGVDLILCGHDHQESVHYIEHTKKGTVISTAGTVSSRSRGGRPSSVNVIRILPGQVEVTTHIWSEAGRTFVAGPHECFER
- a CDS encoding carbon starvation CstA family protein → MRRFLQPLIFALIALLGAGSFARLALSRGETVNAAWLLTAAICTYAVAYRFYSKFIAAKIFDLRDDRATPAVRLNDGRDYSPTNRWIVFGHHFAAIAGPGPLVGPTLAAQFGFLPGALWIIIGVALGGAVQDFVILASSIRRDGKSLGQMARDEIGKVAGATALVAVLGIMVVLIAVLALVVVNALKASPWGIVTIGLTIPIAMFMGAYLRWVRPHRVLEATAIGIVLLTLALFAGQWVAQNPTLAPIFTLKATTIALLIMAYGFAASVLPVWLLLAPRDYLSAFVKIGVVVALALGILFVLPPLQMPALTRFTDGTGPVFAGKVFPFAFITIACGAISGFHALIASGTTPKIIECESDARMVGYGAMLMESLVAVMALIAACLLTPGVYFAINAPVGALGTTAASAAAAISNWGFTLVPGEMENLARQVGESSLLSRTGGAPSLAVGMALLFSRVLGGSEAMALWYHFAIMFEALFILTTLDAGTRVGRFMLQDLAKHVWAPMGRVSWYPAVVISSAVFVMMWGYFLYQGVLDPLGGINSLWPLFGISNQLLAAVALCVGTTIIIKMGKARYAWVTVLPLTWLAVVTLTGGWIKIFSDSPRLGFLSHARLFEGMVAAGTVPPGVASIEAARRMIFNDYLDAGVAAFFMISVVVIIVASAHEWFSVVSGRKSAITTEVEYSHTRDFVIQAAGGG